One genomic window of Luteitalea pratensis includes the following:
- a CDS encoding PQQ-binding-like beta-propeller repeat protein: protein MRHLAFLPAAACALAVLTSARPAAAQPADSRVAQLFTDRCAPCHGGDGRGAERGPDIVTTPAAGRRSAADVARVIREGIPGGGMPPVALATGDIDVVAGHVRALVDQAKTPPSWPRVRAILGDGTLLEGLVLAEGASDVHVLRDDGALATVERTKARSVETIGRAPMPTLTPRAGPTPVSAGDWATYNGDIAGNRHTRLPQITPANVSGLRLAWTFAVPGARYLRATPLVIDGVMYVTAPNEVFALDAHTGRQIWHVRQPRTPGVIGDAGAGVNRGVAIDGDRLFMVTDDARLLALHRGNGQALWDTRMADFRQHYGATSAPLVVGNLVITGISGGDEGARGFVAAHEVATGREVWRFWSVPARGEPGSETWQGTAIDHPCAAPWLTGSYDADLDQLLWTTGNPCPDYNGNERRGDNLWSNSVVSLDPKTGDMRWYFQFTPHDLNDWDAVQTVIAVDAPFAGKPRRLLLQANRNGFFYVLDRETGKPLRATAFSRTLNWATGIDTSGRPQRIAGIEPSVRGTIVCPSVEGATNWMSPAYNPDTGLYYVQALERCSVFQKSSRGFEPGESFYGGSTRRVPGETGGKVLRAIDVATGRIAWELPQVGQGDSWAGVLSTASGLVFTGEDDGSFTALDARDGRRLWQFAANAAWRASPMTYTARGRQHVAIAGGGVVYAFALAQQ, encoded by the coding sequence ATGCGCCATCTCGCCTTCCTGCCGGCCGCTGCCTGCGCGCTGGCCGTCCTGACATCCGCGCGGCCGGCCGCTGCGCAACCGGCCGATTCCCGAGTTGCACAGCTCTTTACCGACCGCTGCGCGCCCTGCCACGGCGGTGACGGGCGAGGCGCGGAGCGCGGCCCGGACATCGTGACGACCCCGGCCGCGGGCCGCCGGTCAGCCGCCGACGTCGCACGGGTGATTCGCGAGGGCATTCCCGGCGGTGGCATGCCGCCGGTCGCGCTGGCCACCGGCGACATCGACGTAGTCGCTGGGCACGTCCGCGCACTCGTGGATCAGGCAAAGACGCCGCCGTCATGGCCGCGCGTGCGCGCCATCCTCGGCGATGGCACCCTTCTCGAGGGACTGGTCCTCGCCGAGGGCGCCAGCGACGTCCACGTGCTGCGTGACGACGGTGCGTTGGCGACGGTGGAGCGCACGAAAGCGCGATCGGTCGAGACAATCGGGCGCGCGCCGATGCCGACGCTCACTCCGCGCGCCGGGCCCACACCCGTCTCGGCAGGCGACTGGGCCACGTACAACGGCGACATTGCCGGCAATCGCCACACGCGCCTGCCGCAAATCACGCCGGCCAACGTCTCCGGCTTGCGGCTCGCCTGGACGTTCGCCGTGCCAGGCGCGCGCTACCTCCGCGCGACGCCACTCGTGATCGACGGCGTGATGTACGTCACCGCCCCGAACGAGGTGTTCGCCCTCGACGCCCACACCGGACGCCAGATCTGGCATGTCCGCCAGCCCCGCACGCCGGGCGTGATTGGTGACGCCGGCGCCGGCGTCAACCGCGGTGTGGCGATCGACGGCGATCGCCTCTTCATGGTGACCGACGATGCGCGGTTGCTGGCCTTGCATCGCGGCAACGGGCAGGCCCTGTGGGATACCCGCATGGCCGACTTCCGCCAGCACTACGGCGCGACGTCGGCGCCGCTGGTGGTCGGCAATCTCGTGATCACGGGAATATCGGGTGGCGACGAGGGCGCGCGCGGTTTCGTGGCTGCCCACGAGGTCGCTACGGGCCGCGAGGTCTGGCGCTTCTGGTCGGTGCCGGCGCGTGGAGAACCGGGGTCGGAGACCTGGCAGGGCACGGCGATCGATCATCCGTGCGCCGCGCCGTGGCTGACCGGGTCATACGACGCCGATCTCGATCAGTTGCTCTGGACGACCGGCAACCCGTGCCCCGACTACAACGGCAACGAACGCCGCGGCGACAACCTGTGGTCGAACTCGGTGGTCTCGCTCGATCCAAAGACCGGTGACATGCGCTGGTACTTCCAGTTCACGCCACACGATCTGAACGACTGGGACGCGGTCCAGACCGTCATTGCCGTCGATGCCCCGTTCGCAGGTAAGCCTCGCCGTTTGCTCCTCCAGGCCAACCGCAATGGCTTCTTCTACGTGCTGGATCGCGAGACGGGCAAGCCCTTGCGCGCCACGGCGTTCAGCCGCACCCTGAACTGGGCGACAGGCATCGACACCAGCGGGCGTCCACAGCGGATCGCGGGCATCGAACCGTCGGTGCGCGGCACGATCGTCTGCCCGTCGGTCGAGGGCGCCACCAACTGGATGTCGCCCGCTTACAACCCGGACACGGGGCTGTACTACGTGCAGGCGCTGGAGCGCTGCAGCGTGTTCCAGAAATCGTCGCGCGGCTTCGAGCCGGGCGAGTCGTTCTACGGCGGCAGCACGCGCCGCGTCCCTGGCGAAACCGGCGGCAAGGTCCTGCGGGCCATCGACGTCGCCACCGGCCGCATCGCCTGGGAACTGCCACAGGTCGGACAGGGCGATTCATGGGCCGGCGTCCTGTCCACGGCCTCCGGCCTGGTCTTCACGGGCGAGGACGATGGGTCGTTCACTGCGCTGGATGCGCGTGACGGGCGCCGGCTCTGGCAGTTCGCCGCCAATGCGGCATGGCGCGCTTCGCCGATGACCTACACGGCACGCGGCCGCCAGCACGTCGCGATTGCCGGCGGCGGGGTCGTTTACGCGTTCGCGCTGGCGCAACAGTGA